From Cellvibrio zantedeschiae, the proteins below share one genomic window:
- a CDS encoding TIGR01621 family pseudouridine synthase, which yields MNEFYELVENNEHFLVVYKKPNTSFHSEDGERGLFETVKQTQGLSELYPVHRLDKITSGLLVMAKTADANQELVDQFKNRQIEKYYIAISKKKPKKKQGLIKGDMGSARRGAWKLLPTFENPAVTQFFSASIGNGMRLFMVKPHTGKTHQIRVALKSIGSPILGDALYADAADCEGVDRVYLHAFSLAFSLGGQDYRFTEAPREGEIFATPEFVIAMNSFQSPWLLHWPRI from the coding sequence ATGAATGAGTTTTACGAGCTGGTAGAAAATAACGAACATTTTTTGGTTGTTTATAAAAAACCTAATACTAGCTTTCATAGCGAAGATGGTGAGCGCGGCTTATTCGAGACGGTAAAGCAAACCCAAGGTTTGTCAGAGCTTTATCCGGTCCATCGTTTAGATAAAATCACTTCAGGTTTGTTGGTAATGGCGAAAACAGCCGATGCAAATCAGGAATTGGTTGATCAATTCAAGAACCGACAGATTGAAAAATATTACATAGCGATTAGCAAGAAAAAACCTAAAAAGAAACAAGGCCTTATAAAAGGCGATATGGGGTCGGCGAGGCGCGGAGCCTGGAAGCTTTTGCCTACCTTTGAGAATCCTGCCGTAACGCAATTTTTTAGTGCCTCCATAGGTAACGGCATGCGGCTTTTTATGGTCAAGCCACATACAGGTAAAACACATCAAATTCGTGTCGCTCTTAAAAGCATTGGCTCACCCATATTGGGCGATGCTCTATATGCTGACGCTGCAGATTGCGAAGGAGTTGATCGAGTCTATTTACATGCTTTCAGTCTTGCTTTTTCCCTGGGTGGGCAAGATTACCGCTTTACTGAAGCGCCGCGTGAAGGTGAAATTTTTGCAACCCCTGAATTTGTCATAGCTATGAATTCATTCCAATCTCCCTGGCTTTTACATTGGCCCCGCATCTAA
- a CDS encoding methyl-accepting chemotaxis protein, with protein MWISIKQALLIFGLGRTLVVLALLSCSLFLLELTAFSKNLIWANYTFLIFLGGCTLISLLDDVRGLHLYLMYLGDKKNLEWNSYVNGFLSPLREPLHEILKPYRRTLDANRDALKEMAFSSAELAANARQYSESAANQSAATTSSAAAITEMSYCLDDIAQRITSTRDRATEALQLTEKGSAALRDANSEVAQVAELAKDTERRITTLDELMRSVTSMSRIIGEIAEQTNLLALNAAIEAARAGEYGRGFAVVADEVRGLAMRSQGSATEISTSIAKVQANMQQVLFSMTSVLDKTVYCQSSVQNADSSLKEISARTNEVFLLVDAIAVAASQQSVAVREISGHVETVANHAHDNSQRAGQAAEIAEHLHRLTRQAEL; from the coding sequence ATGTGGATAAGTATTAAACAAGCTTTATTGATATTTGGCTTGGGGCGAACGCTCGTAGTTTTAGCATTATTAAGTTGTAGTTTATTTTTATTAGAACTAACAGCCTTTTCTAAAAATCTGATCTGGGCAAATTACACGTTCCTCATATTTCTTGGTGGATGCACCTTAATATCCTTGCTGGATGATGTTCGCGGGCTCCACCTGTATTTGATGTATTTAGGCGATAAAAAAAATCTGGAATGGAACAGCTATGTCAATGGCTTTTTGTCGCCCTTGCGTGAACCGCTGCATGAAATTTTGAAACCTTATCGCCGCACTTTAGATGCAAATCGTGATGCATTAAAAGAGATGGCATTTTCCTCCGCTGAGCTCGCTGCCAACGCTCGCCAATATTCAGAGAGTGCTGCAAATCAATCGGCAGCCACTACTTCGAGCGCTGCCGCTATTACAGAAATGAGTTATTGCTTGGATGATATAGCACAACGTATAACATCAACCCGTGATCGTGCTACAGAGGCTTTGCAACTCACCGAAAAAGGTAGCGCTGCATTGCGCGATGCCAATAGCGAAGTAGCGCAAGTTGCCGAGCTGGCGAAAGATACCGAACGACGTATAACGACGCTGGATGAGTTAATGCGGTCAGTTACTAGCATGTCACGAATCATTGGCGAAATTGCAGAACAAACTAATTTGCTTGCATTAAACGCTGCAATTGAAGCTGCGCGGGCCGGTGAATATGGGCGCGGTTTTGCGGTTGTAGCCGACGAAGTGCGTGGTTTAGCTATGCGCAGCCAGGGTTCTGCAACAGAAATATCAACCAGCATTGCAAAAGTGCAGGCAAATATGCAGCAAGTTCTTTTCAGTATGACCTCTGTGCTTGATAAAACGGTTTACTGCCAAAGCAGCGTTCAAAATGCAGATTCTTCACTAAAAGAAATTTCTGCCCGGACTAATGAAGTATTTTTATTGGTAGATGCAATAGCAGTGGCGGCTTCGCAACAAAGTGTGGCGGTAAGGGAGATTTCCGGTCACGTTGAGACTGTGGCTAATCATGCTCATGACAATAGCCAGCGCGCAGGGCAGGCTGCTGAAATTGCGGAGCATTTACATCGCTTAACTCGCCAAGCGGAGCTATAA
- a CDS encoding TMEM165/GDT1 family protein, translating to MMEAFLSSTLAVAIAEIGDKTQLLALFLVTKYGRPYVISFGVLLSTLLNHALSAWVGAWLGDKIPAELIPWIISASFVAVAIWLLVPDKEDDDLSKFSQYGPLVATCVLFFLAEIGDKTQIATVILAAQYQTQVAWVIAGTTFGMLIANVPVIFAGKWLMQRIPLKLAHRCAFVLFLLLAFATIAKAYLG from the coding sequence ATGATGGAAGCCTTCCTTAGCTCTACCCTCGCAGTTGCCATTGCCGAAATAGGCGATAAAACCCAGCTCCTTGCACTCTTTCTGGTTACCAAATATGGCAGACCTTACGTTATTAGCTTTGGAGTGCTGCTCTCTACTCTTTTGAATCATGCTTTATCCGCTTGGGTTGGCGCATGGCTGGGCGACAAAATACCCGCAGAGTTAATCCCCTGGATCATCAGCGCCAGCTTTGTGGCAGTGGCGATTTGGTTGTTGGTGCCTGATAAAGAAGACGATGACCTGAGCAAATTCAGCCAATATGGTCCTTTAGTCGCCACTTGCGTGTTGTTTTTCCTTGCCGAAATTGGTGACAAAACCCAAATAGCCACGGTGATACTCGCCGCACAATACCAAACGCAGGTTGCCTGGGTGATTGCAGGAACAACCTTCGGTATGTTGATTGCCAATGTTCCCGTCATTTTCGCGGGCAAGTGGCTGATGCAACGCATTCCCCTTAAGCTCGCCCATAGATGTGCCTTCGTATTATTTCTTTTACTTGCCTTTGCGACTATCGCAAAAGCCTACCTAGGTTAA
- a CDS encoding BatD family protein — protein sequence MITRAFKYLFFWRSLLILTFFVSSIANAAQLVASVDRDTIGIQETFTLTISADAKSNGQPDIASLKNDFEILSNNVSQFASISNAGSEFKKVWQLTLAPKRVGTLLIPSFNVDGAISDAIEVRVTKQSQSQSTGDEDVRVSVEIDKTDIYVQEQLLVKIKLISQVDLSRAEMQPLEIKDAVVVPLSDKPKQYVANINGKQHLIVESDYAVFPQNSGQLIIPSVIYSVMPNTQRDLWSDPFGRNRANILRLPTEEKNITVKAVPPIAQGTSWQPANNLTLHETWSASLDHLKMGEPVTRTITISADGLTGGQIAPLPASNVDGLTFYPDQPQNSEAKTDKGIQGTRIETVAIVPNRGGEFILPEVRVDWWDSKNQTMRSATLPAKILNVLGSSAVQSSQEPTATTLNTTDKNALVTPKEVVTQTPSWLLGLSIFLALLSLGLLVYVLSLRKRIKALINEQSEANTQLSEKEKHIWDLLKHAASNRDAPGLRKGLLSWAKFQWPKESIHSLDDVAKLGAKPALTQALKKLDELLYSNHPDDAWEPNELLQLLNECRKEKNLKQKSEGLKPLYNN from the coding sequence ATGATTACACGAGCATTTAAATATCTTTTCTTTTGGCGCAGCTTGCTGATACTCACTTTTTTTGTATCAAGCATTGCAAATGCCGCTCAATTAGTCGCTAGCGTTGATCGCGATACTATTGGTATTCAAGAAACATTCACGCTGACGATTTCGGCTGACGCCAAGTCGAATGGTCAACCGGATATCGCAAGCCTTAAGAATGATTTTGAAATCCTATCCAACAATGTCAGCCAATTCGCATCCATCTCCAATGCGGGCTCTGAATTCAAAAAAGTATGGCAGTTAACTCTCGCACCAAAACGAGTTGGAACATTGCTAATTCCCTCCTTTAATGTCGATGGTGCAATTAGCGATGCAATCGAAGTTAGAGTGACCAAGCAAAGCCAATCGCAATCAACCGGCGACGAGGATGTACGGGTATCAGTAGAGATTGATAAAACTGATATCTACGTTCAGGAACAGCTCTTGGTAAAAATAAAATTAATTTCACAAGTCGATTTAAGTCGCGCAGAAATGCAACCATTGGAAATTAAAGATGCCGTGGTTGTCCCCTTGTCAGATAAGCCTAAACAATATGTGGCAAATATTAATGGCAAGCAGCATTTAATTGTTGAAAGCGATTACGCTGTATTTCCACAAAATAGCGGGCAATTAATAATTCCCAGCGTTATTTATTCAGTCATGCCAAATACCCAGAGAGATTTATGGAGCGATCCCTTTGGGCGCAATCGTGCAAATATTTTGCGTCTACCCACTGAAGAAAAAAATATTACAGTGAAAGCTGTGCCGCCGATTGCTCAGGGAACATCCTGGCAGCCAGCAAATAATCTGACACTTCACGAAACCTGGAGTGCCAGCCTTGATCATTTAAAAATGGGTGAACCCGTTACACGCACTATCACTATTTCTGCAGATGGTTTAACAGGCGGCCAAATTGCACCGCTACCCGCGAGTAATGTGGATGGCTTGACGTTTTATCCAGATCAACCGCAAAACAGTGAAGCTAAAACCGACAAAGGGATTCAAGGCACACGGATTGAAACAGTGGCTATTGTTCCCAACCGCGGCGGGGAATTTATCTTGCCAGAAGTAAGAGTAGATTGGTGGGATAGTAAAAACCAGACTATGCGCTCTGCAACATTACCGGCAAAAATCTTGAACGTTCTTGGCAGCTCAGCAGTTCAATCATCACAAGAGCCAACAGCTACTACATTAAACACAACAGATAAGAACGCACTTGTAACCCCTAAAGAAGTCGTCACTCAAACTCCATCATGGCTGTTGGGGCTCTCTATTTTCCTTGCACTTTTATCTTTGGGACTTTTGGTATATGTCCTTAGCTTACGTAAACGAATAAAGGCTTTGATCAACGAACAAAGCGAAGCTAACACGCAGCTCTCGGAAAAAGAAAAACATATTTGGGATCTACTCAAGCACGCAGCCAGCAACAGGGATGCTCCCGGTTTACGTAAAGGCTTGTTGAGTTGGGCAAAATTTCAATGGCCCAAAGAATCAATTCATTCCCTGGATGATGTAGCAAAATTGGGGGCTAAACCCGCCTTGACACAAGCGTTAAAAAAACTGGATGAATTACTTTACAGCAACCATCCTGATGATGCTTGGGAACCTAACGAATTGTTACAACTATTAAATGAATGCCGGAAGGAAAAAAATCTGAAGCAAAAGTCTGAAGGATTAAAACCACTTTACAACAATTAA
- a CDS encoding AsmA family protein, whose protein sequence is MFSKSVRHHKLLTVIGVFISVLLIAVLVLILFSEPIIKSLVQGKGSEKLGRQLVIEGAFDIDWHWGYTQVKAEKIRLSNAPGYPEKNMMTIEGLYFSFKTLNILKGSLEFGDVVFNKPFLVLDRKTATEYNWNFPVFSDAKVLDETVLPDNRYEFPAFQTLELKAGQFIYRDAVKGMNLDLKLDSVNGQDDKENDKNKRDSKQLAADKAFRIAGSGSMQKQKFLVEASGGSLDSLRDSSKDYPLKLQITMGATKVLVDGAFKDPVKLAGVNASLDIRGSNMADLFYLTAIPLPITPPYVLEGRLTKSGNVWAYEGFKGKVGGSDLAGNLSYDLGSKRGFLKANLASNLMDSKDLGGFIGLSPSGENATPEQKKAAAEKKASPKLIPDVPLKLERLRGTDLDVTLKAEKIVAPGIPFKGMEVRFYLKNGLLDLDPFKVVLADGTVDGKIEIDANKDVPPMKMNLGLHKLSLGQFFANTRFAKTTEGVFGGKLNLAGTGSSLADVLATSNGEFTIIMSGGKISQLLIEASDLDIAQALPLFLGKDNSTRIRCGVTDFDVKDGLLTSKVVVLDTNDSLLTGKVSINMKKETISARLDAKPKDSSIFSAQIPITLSGQLKSPAVGLDGKKVGSKGTAAAILSGILAPFAAILPFIEIGDAENADCRALITNARR, encoded by the coding sequence ATGTTTTCTAAGTCAGTGCGGCATCACAAATTACTAACAGTAATCGGCGTTTTCATTTCAGTTCTTCTTATTGCTGTTTTGGTTTTAATATTATTTTCTGAACCGATTATTAAATCTTTGGTTCAAGGAAAAGGCAGCGAAAAATTAGGGCGGCAGTTAGTCATTGAAGGGGCATTCGACATTGATTGGCATTGGGGTTATACCCAAGTCAAAGCAGAAAAAATTCGCCTGTCAAATGCACCGGGTTATCCCGAAAAAAATATGATGACGATTGAGGGGCTCTACTTTAGTTTCAAAACCTTAAACATATTAAAAGGTTCGCTTGAATTTGGCGATGTAGTTTTCAACAAGCCTTTCCTTGTTCTCGATAGAAAAACAGCTACTGAGTATAACTGGAATTTTCCTGTCTTCTCTGATGCGAAGGTTTTGGATGAAACTGTGCTTCCAGATAATCGTTACGAATTTCCGGCGTTTCAAACCCTGGAGTTAAAAGCTGGCCAATTCATTTACCGCGACGCTGTTAAAGGCATGAATCTTGATTTAAAGCTTGATTCTGTTAACGGACAAGATGATAAAGAAAACGACAAGAACAAACGTGATTCGAAACAGCTAGCTGCTGACAAGGCGTTCAGAATTGCGGGTTCTGGTTCTATGCAAAAACAAAAGTTTTTAGTTGAAGCCTCCGGTGGTTCTCTGGACAGCTTGCGAGACTCTAGCAAAGACTATCCCCTTAAATTGCAAATCACTATGGGCGCTACAAAAGTTTTAGTTGATGGGGCTTTCAAAGACCCCGTAAAACTTGCAGGTGTTAATGCTTCCCTTGATATTCGCGGCAGCAATATGGCGGATTTGTTTTACTTAACCGCAATTCCTTTGCCTATTACTCCTCCATATGTATTAGAAGGGCGTCTGACAAAATCAGGAAATGTGTGGGCTTATGAAGGTTTTAAAGGCAAGGTTGGCGGTAGCGATTTGGCGGGTAACCTGTCTTATGATTTGGGAAGTAAGCGAGGTTTTTTAAAAGCTAATTTAGCTTCCAACCTAATGGACAGTAAAGATTTGGGCGGCTTCATAGGTTTAAGTCCGTCAGGGGAAAATGCAACACCAGAACAAAAAAAGGCAGCAGCAGAAAAAAAAGCAAGCCCAAAGCTTATTCCAGATGTTCCTTTAAAGCTTGAACGTCTGCGCGGTACGGATCTCGATGTAACCTTGAAAGCCGAAAAAATTGTTGCACCAGGAATACCTTTTAAAGGAATGGAAGTTCGTTTTTATTTAAAAAATGGATTATTAGATTTGGATCCTTTTAAAGTTGTGTTAGCAGATGGAACAGTCGATGGGAAAATTGAAATTGATGCAAACAAAGATGTTCCTCCGATGAAAATGAATTTGGGTTTGCATAAATTGAGTTTGGGGCAATTTTTTGCTAACACACGGTTTGCCAAAACCACAGAAGGTGTTTTCGGTGGAAAACTCAATTTAGCCGGAACGGGATCATCTTTAGCCGATGTGCTAGCTACGAGTAATGGTGAGTTCACAATCATAATGTCGGGCGGAAAAATCAGTCAGCTGTTAATTGAAGCTTCTGATTTGGATATCGCACAGGCCTTGCCACTATTTTTAGGGAAAGATAACTCAACAAGAATTCGCTGCGGTGTGACCGACTTTGATGTAAAAGACGGATTGCTCACGTCCAAAGTAGTCGTCCTTGATACCAATGATTCGCTGCTAACGGGCAAGGTCAGTATCAATATGAAAAAAGAAACAATTAGTGCGCGTTTAGACGCAAAGCCTAAAGATTCGAGTATTTTTTCTGCACAAATTCCAATTACCTTATCAGGCCAGCTCAAGTCACCAGCGGTAGGCTTGGATGGTAAAAAAGTAGGCTCAAAAGGAACAGCTGCCGCAATTTTAAGCGGTATTCTTGCGCCCTTTGCCGCGATCTTACCTTTTATAGAAATTGGCGATGCCGAAAATGCAGATTGCAGAGCGCTGATAACAAATGCGCGTAGGTAA
- a CDS encoding pyridoxamine 5'-phosphate oxidase family protein, whose amino-acid sequence MSQVTEGAIKDLRSKISSIRFGMLTTLNDDESLSSRPMTQQSLEDSGILWFFISDTSQLAADINRHPKINVTFANPSDSIYVAISGHAEIIKFKEKAAELWNPAVAVWFPEGLDDPHLSLIKLSIYNAEYWDSHTNKMLKIFSIAKAAFVGEPPADIGEHQKINFK is encoded by the coding sequence ATGTCCCAGGTTACTGAAGGTGCGATAAAAGATTTGCGGTCAAAAATTTCATCCATACGTTTTGGCATGCTCACCACGCTTAACGATGACGAGAGTTTATCCAGTCGTCCCATGACGCAACAGAGTCTTGAGGATAGTGGCATCTTATGGTTTTTCATATCTGATACTTCACAGCTTGCAGCTGATATTAATCGTCATCCAAAAATTAATGTTACCTTCGCAAATCCTTCAGACAGTATTTACGTCGCTATTTCCGGGCATGCAGAAATAATAAAATTTAAAGAGAAAGCCGCAGAACTTTGGAACCCTGCTGTAGCTGTTTGGTTTCCGGAAGGTTTAGATGATCCCCATCTCTCGCTAATTAAACTTTCAATTTATAACGCTGAATATTGGGATTCACATACCAATAAAATGCTGAAAATATTTTCTATTGCGAAAGCTGCTTTTGTTGGTGAGCCTCCTGCAGATATTGGTGAACATCAAAAAATTAATTTTAAGTAA
- a CDS encoding DUF6882 domain-containing protein, producing MKDEEFELFLTNASAELKEKQAHLTSAYGFGSHKRWMFENDKAKLQFFNQDDQLVIEADIIDIGSYSPAAGTWKWAWAYDSINPALKADSIRIKELEEITDLVIFGEKEPVEADEYLAWELAAMAVKHLNAMGCYRAFSSARNVNMFFAITEVKVIN from the coding sequence ATGAAAGACGAAGAATTTGAACTTTTTTTGACCAATGCAAGTGCCGAGCTAAAAGAGAAACAAGCCCACTTAACATCTGCTTATGGATTCGGTAGCCACAAACGTTGGATGTTTGAAAATGACAAAGCCAAGTTACAATTTTTTAATCAGGATGATCAACTTGTTATTGAGGCAGACATTATCGACATAGGAAGTTACTCTCCTGCCGCCGGAACCTGGAAATGGGCCTGGGCTTACGATTCCATTAACCCTGCACTTAAAGCGGATTCAATTCGCATAAAAGAATTGGAAGAAATAACCGATTTGGTGATTTTTGGCGAAAAAGAACCCGTTGAAGCCGATGAGTATCTCGCTTGGGAATTGGCAGCCATGGCGGTAAAACACTTGAATGCCATGGGCTGTTATCGCGCATTCTCATCTGCTCGCAACGTAAATATGTTTTTTGCGATAACTGAAGTTAAAGTGATTAACTAA
- a CDS encoding polyribonucleotide nucleotidyltransferase has product MAVKTLSKAIVMSLSVVMVLELTACGTVFYPERKGTKSGSIDPIVAVADAVGLLFFFIPGIIAFAVDFSNGTIYLPHGKHSSLTPEELKSVSPNGKVDKKALSELVSKKVGLAVNLNSADLQVKAFSSEASLLTYLNANGLTLASL; this is encoded by the coding sequence ATGGCCGTAAAAACATTAAGTAAAGCAATTGTCATGAGCTTGAGCGTGGTGATGGTATTAGAGCTGACTGCCTGCGGAACTGTGTTTTATCCTGAGCGTAAAGGTACCAAGTCCGGTTCAATTGATCCCATAGTTGCTGTGGCAGATGCTGTGGGGCTATTGTTTTTCTTCATTCCCGGGATTATCGCGTTTGCGGTGGACTTCAGTAACGGCACAATTTATTTGCCTCACGGTAAACACAGCAGCTTGACGCCAGAAGAATTAAAGTCAGTGTCGCCGAATGGAAAAGTGGATAAGAAAGCCTTAAGTGAATTGGTTAGCAAAAAGGTGGGCTTAGCAGTCAATCTAAACTCAGCTGATCTCCAGGTAAAAGCGTTCAGCTCTGAAGCATCATTATTAACTTATTTGAATGCTAATGGTTTAACTCTGGCAAGTTTGTAA
- a CDS encoding acyltransferase codes for MNDIESNLSKPPLEFYRTQHKLRLSYMPWLYAELKPTHKAWAIEWQREVQAYFQMMETIKIGNNCFIAPEAKLFAEPGRPIIIGDDSYIAADAVIHGPVTLGKNVSINHHVTMDGGTKGIHIANNVRVAAYCQLYAFNHGMAADRLISEQPTRSHGIYIGEDVWLGANVGVVDGVSIHERAVVGMGSQVTKDIEAFKIVAGNPARVTGDRRDKK; via the coding sequence ATGAATGACATCGAAAGCAATCTCTCCAAACCACCACTGGAATTTTACCGCACTCAACACAAGTTGCGGTTAAGCTATATGCCCTGGCTTTACGCTGAACTAAAACCAACGCATAAGGCTTGGGCAATTGAATGGCAACGGGAGGTGCAAGCTTATTTCCAGATGATGGAAACGATTAAAATCGGCAACAACTGTTTTATAGCTCCGGAAGCAAAGCTCTTCGCTGAGCCCGGTCGCCCTATCATTATCGGTGACGACTCATACATCGCGGCTGATGCAGTAATTCATGGCCCAGTTACGCTAGGTAAAAATGTTTCCATCAATCATCACGTTACTATGGATGGCGGAACCAAAGGCATCCACATTGCTAATAACGTTCGCGTGGCGGCCTATTGTCAATTATACGCGTTTAATCATGGCATGGCAGCAGACAGATTAATTAGCGAACAACCCACGCGCTCGCACGGAATTTATATTGGGGAGGATGTTTGGTTGGGTGCAAATGTGGGCGTGGTAGATGGGGTTAGCATACATGAACGTGCGGTGGTTGGTATGGGCAGTCAAGTTACTAAAGATATTGAAGCATTCAAAATTGTCGCGGGCAATCCTGCCCGCGTTACAGGTGACAGGCGCGATAAAAAATAA
- a CDS encoding nitrate- and nitrite sensing domain-containing protein, with translation MSLPFSFIFIFIVVPCIALFTAIYGVVKRKKMEEALFRSGISYLKRLRSLLMYIQQHRGLTNSFLSGNFSVVEDIQKVEVLTAREISEISTINGWIKENPKWDSIIDHWQRIHAHYQTVEAEVNLKQHNTLIANLLYLIDDLAYAHHLGKLGLIDATETDWRNLLFIAEYVGQARALGMGVVSKGFCTSVLRIQLNHLVVKIESNINPSWSEKIQKDFRNFLNVIEGQVIVDTPTISPVEYFKLATGCIEHVLVEFDRQVEKIQFHRT, from the coding sequence ATGAGTTTACCTTTTTCATTTATTTTTATCTTTATAGTAGTGCCGTGCATAGCCTTATTCACTGCTATTTATGGTGTAGTTAAACGCAAAAAAATGGAAGAAGCTTTATTTAGAAGCGGCATTAGCTATTTAAAACGTTTACGTAGCCTGTTGATGTACATTCAACAGCACCGCGGCTTAACCAATAGCTTTCTCAGCGGTAACTTTTCAGTGGTTGAGGATATACAAAAGGTTGAAGTTTTAACCGCGCGCGAAATTTCTGAAATATCAACGATAAATGGTTGGATTAAAGAAAATCCAAAATGGGATAGCATTATCGATCACTGGCAAAGAATTCATGCACATTATCAAACAGTTGAAGCTGAGGTTAATTTAAAACAACACAATACCTTGATTGCCAATTTACTTTACCTGATTGATGATCTGGCTTATGCCCATCATTTAGGGAAGCTTGGGCTTATTGATGCAACAGAGACTGACTGGCGAAATCTGTTATTTATTGCGGAGTATGTTGGGCAGGCGCGTGCTTTGGGAATGGGCGTAGTTAGTAAAGGATTTTGTACCAGTGTATTGCGGATTCAGTTAAATCATTTGGTGGTAAAAATTGAATCCAATATAAATCCGTCCTGGTCTGAAAAAATACAAAAAGATTTTCGCAATTTTTTAAATGTTATTGAAGGGCAAGTGATTGTGGATACACCCACCATTTCTCCCGTTGAATACTTCAAGTTAGCGACAGGCTGCATTGAACATGTGTTGGTTGAATTTGATAGGCAAGTGGAAAAAATCCAATTTCATCGCACTTAA